DNA sequence from the Malus domestica chromosome 11, GDT2T_hap1 genome:
AAGGACCATTTTCATCTGGCATTTGGTCGATTTGGTGAAAGGGttaatattcttcttctttcccttttttttttttttcgttttttttcattttgttttgtgtctATACAGGTTGTCaacctcccttttttttttaaataaaaaaaaggaacaacATGTGGAAAGTCACGATTATCTATCATTTTCAGAGGTCGGGAAGACTCACAAAGACATTTTAAAGAAATGTTCCAAGTTTTTCCTTTTAGGTATTTAAAAAGGTGGTCAGATTTAAGTAATGACTAGCCTTATAGTCGCCTATAGCAATTGGTATTTTATGCTAAATTATGTTTGTAGATATTAggctaaaaataataattttatagtttttattaaaaaaaaaagtaattattcaaaaataaataaaaataaaaatgaaaccaCCCACTACGggtgtttttcttaaaaaaaaaaatatcaaatactAATTTCATTGAAAATGTCTTGAACTATCTTATCCTTatgaattaaattgttttattttgaaaaCCCTAAATAGAGAGGGGCATTCCTTTAGATTTTGAAAGCTTCACATTTTTACCTTCTTATTTTATATATAGGtatatgaattaattaattctgtatatattaattattttgatgaagtgttttgtgtgtttttttactatttaaaatttaaaccaCCGGCAGCTTCCTGCTGCAATGTCGGCTAACGCCAAATATAAACCCCCTTCTCCCTTCAGGATTAcagttttttgttaatttattgtTATTAAGAGAAGGGATCGGATTtaaaattattacaataatttaatgAAAATGGGGGTTTCGAACTTCGAATGCATAGGGTGAAAATCCAATATCCTATTCACTAAGATATTAAACCAAATGCTCCAGGAAATATATTAACATTTAACAGTACCTTTGCAGATTTCCAAGTACATATGGTTTATTGCTAAGGGCCACAACTGACACCTTcatcttttatgtttttttgttcAGAGAGATATGGAAGAAGATAGCATGAAACGGCTAACAGTTTCTAATTGGGAATTAAAATCTAATAAACGGCAAGCGGATCATGAGGGTATGAGGGTTTCGATTACACCCTATTAAATGAGTGTAAATAATTGTGTATATGTATTTCTTATTATCCGATAACACAAATTGTAGTCGAGATGAGAGATCCAGACTTACagaaattacacaaaatttATCACTGAGGTTAATCTAAACAGGGTTGGTCACAATATATTTTCTCTTGGAAAATATTCTTTAGCAAAATTTCAGTAGGACTAACTTATTTTCCAAGTGTTCTTTTCAGCTTGGTGTTGATGCCTTTAATTATGAACAATATGGCCCATTTCAACTTATGTCTTCTGAAAATATATCATATTGTTGCtggattttatatcattttatCTTGTTACTTTATGGTCAATTTAAACTTTTACTCTCATGTATTTCAAGGGAACTTTAAGTAAACCATGAAAATATAAGTTATGTTATTAAGGTGTTTTGGTATGAAGTGTatacagtgtgtgtgtgtgtacatgccAGGTTATATACCAACCAGGTAAGGCAATAAAGGCATCAGAGTGCTTTGCCATCTCTGCCTTCCTTTGGTGCATGTCTGCTACTGCTTTCACTTCCCCCACAGTGTCTCCAGTTATCTGAAAACTCGGCCAATACACACAAATTGGTccccataaaaataaaaaaaataaaaactgaagatATTGGGTAGAAAAACAAGCacaaaggaagagagagagagagagagagagagagagatttgtcaTAGTGTTGGCCAAAGAGGGAACTGGATCCCTTCCGGATCCAAAAGAATCTGAGCCTACTAATCAATGAATTCgaatcattaaaatttgatctaacggctacaattattataactttagagAGTCCTCCTGTTTGTAACCATTAGataaaatttcaatggtccgaaTTCATTGATTAGTGGGCTCAGATCCGTTGGATCCAGAGGGATCCAGTTTGTCCAAAGAGAAGCAATCATGAGTGGTGCACAGTGGTGGGCTCAATCTAATATCATTTGAGTCAGCAACTCCATACAAGGCAAAAAGAATTAGTGACATCTTGAATGCCACATTCTCTTGTGTCTATCTTCTCACATCAACATATTATAATTACatggaaagagagaaagaaaatttgaaaaataaatatacacTCATTTATCCTTAAAATTTTCTCAAAATAAGGAGatagaaaatacaaaaaaattacaaGTATAAAAGGCTGATATTTTTGTTCCATGAAGAATCTGAGTAACTACTAGTGGGATATAAAGCTAGAAGAGAAGGACAAAAATGTGGAAGACCCAAGATTGGGCAGGTGGATTTAGGGATGAATTCAAAACCAATTCCACATGTGAAAGCTGAAAAATTGGAGCACCAATCATATTTCTAAGCTAGAGAGAGTCTAGCTGTCGATCTTGAACTCCAAAAATGGCATGAGAAAAACCCAGAATATTAAGATAACAAAGGTGAGGTAGAAATTCATCATGAAATAATattctaaaataattttaaaaataaagagaaaagtagatatctctctctctgtctctgtctctccctCTCTGTGTATTTTTCTCACAAGTTGTGTTTTGTATGGTCATTTTCATCATATTGTGTTAGAGTAAAATGCCAtgggaaaaaataataatagagAACATACCTCTCTAGGCATGAGTGTCTTGGGAATAACTCTACAGAGACAATAACATGACAAAAATGATTAGTTTgagttgaaaaccaaaagcagaATTAAAGGCAAGGAGGAAGAATTAAGATCCTCACCCAATGACATGTCTACCACCATCATAAACAGCTTGGGAAATCAGCCCCATCAGTCCAACACTCCCTCCTCCATATACcaaatcaatattctttgaaaccttttgcaaaatATGAATCACACAATGATActcagtaactaaaaataattttggagAATTGTTACTTGTACCCTAAAAAAGTCGTCCTCTACCTTTTTTTAGTGAAAAAAGTAAAGACAGAAGTGCATGATCACTATTAGGGAatacaaattaataaaattctcATCATACTAGAATCACCCTATTtccatatgagagagagagagagagaggtactAGTCAAATAAACTACATTTGGTTGTTCCATGAAAGTGGGAAGGATAGATAAAATGATTTCATTGTTAATTCCCAGCCTTCTTTatgtatatacacatatatagatTGAGAGTAAGATACATGAAGCAGAGGCTTGAAGTTGCAAATGGTCAAAACTAATAAGCTTATGTCAATCTAAGAGCATCAATTGAAAACATAAACCCGTTATATAcgtatatacatatgtatatgtgtatattgtgtgtgtgtgtgtgtgtgtgtgtagaagaATGAAGATCAACCTACTTGAAATTCAGctagaaaacccaaaaaatcaaaCCCAAGTTGAAAAGCGAGTATTAGTTTTAGTATTACCAGTTCTTCTCCCAGCTCAATAGCTGCTTCTTTATAACTGCTTTTGTTTCCTGGACTACTTCCACAAAACACACAAATCCTCTTGAATTTTGATAGCTTCATTTCCTTCTCCATCTTTCTCttaatctctctcttctttttcctctctctctctctctctctctctctctctctctctctctctctctaacaggTTGAGAATTTGGAAGTGATGTTGTTTGATTTCGTTTCATGGGGCTGTGTTTGCACATATATATAACGGTACAACATATAGGCGTATATTAGCACGCGCAGTTCCATACTCAATGGTCCATCCATCCCTTTGCGGACCAGAGAGAGTACGGGGCTTATTTTATCACCCGAGTTGTATCCATATCTATCTTACCAACCAATCGGAATGAGACTTTACcttttgttgtcaattgtattattatataTGTCGGGTGAAAGATAATTAAAGATAATTAGACAATGCTACCAATTAGTATCATGCGAGCGTGGATTACAGTGTTTTAGTTATATTGCATTATGAGGTATTAAAATGacatcaatttgttttttttagtcTGATTGCCTATGTGATTCTTTATTAAATTGATGATATGGTGAGTATGACACTAGGATATGATCTGATATTTAACTAACATTTGCATTATATTGCTATTAAAAACTTATCAAATAATAGAGGATTAAACGTTCAAGTAGGCTAAATGTATAATTAATACAATCTCAAAACTTTAGTGTGCaatgtgaaaaaaattaaaacttcctAATTCACCTTCAATCTGAAAGGTATAAAATATATTTAGCGCTAATTTGTAATATACCAATATGTGCTTTGATCATTCCACCTAGTGTCAAATTGGAGTTTGAACATTTTTGTTTCATCCAATTTGGCCTTCGAACTAGGGGTGGgttaaaaaaaccgaaaaccgaaccggACCGAGGCCAAAAAAAcctga
Encoded proteins:
- the LOC103447896 gene encoding cytokinin riboside 5'-monophosphate phosphoribohydrolase LOG1, which encodes MEKEMKLSKFKRICVFCGSSPGNKSSYKEAAIELGEELVSKNIDLVYGGGSVGLMGLISQAVYDGGRHVIGVIPKTLMPREITGDTVGEVKAVADMHQRKAEMAKHSDAFIALPGGYGTLEELLEVITWAQLGIHDKPVGLLNVDGYYNSLLSFIDKAVEEGFISPTARHIIVSAPTAKELVKKMEEYFPRHERVASKLSWEIEQLGYPPIL